One stretch of Pomacea canaliculata isolate SZHN2017 linkage group LG11, ASM307304v1, whole genome shotgun sequence DNA includes these proteins:
- the LOC112575738 gene encoding G-protein coupled receptor GRL101-like: MGRFIPSIISLLFFYFSSSLSAEDFSITTNLVRLGEADMTAHRATQPRSQHSLGSTRGNHTYSTSPHSPAVSNHGDTVTRMFAAVSNNSVTEMLGTVTVHNTSHNTRTVDGWSYFNLEFRNCTNRRVRYHVTDSKATVRWSFIPPEFHNILSLGDCFCDLELSVPRGMVAVVKIFKTISNNERENITLLDDSNVTLFTGNVSLLPSPFVTYSHLVTFHLTFAKTHFIGGHGFTMYMNITTLPETSRPQFEITFNTSTSGKIEMKNWNIVELNPPFVKTSLLLRAPDDHIVCVDHTMICNNQADCDNDEDEYLCHTNLISTIVLEDLIPTSTRLDYREGLLMLTDYMSDMSTFTCPVSHFMCASLHQVCLPVFLRCNGLYDCPDHEDEAECDRYTCPDFYRCRQSQVCVDESHVCDGVYHCPQRDDELLCNDTCPHSCVCYGLAFICSDTFRAADYSNLRYLYGSDTLMTLADLWNNTFLVHLSLVRCNLTKLHEVVLPNLRSLDLSYNELTEISDRFFAGLNNIVFLKISNNPVTSFYLHNFNYTSPLKILDVSHVRISEIDFAIMRFFPSLMTLNVSGNQIKYVTGQGFFSMMNLHVLDLRQCPLTHFPKGIFQALERLESVFTDNYKLCCPATLPKGFNVLNCHAPSDEVSSCDDLLRSNVYRVALATFASLSLLGNVGTLLYRLIFHKTTGNVGYDVFVSNLCVADFLMGVYLLIIGIADHRYRGAYVWEDVSWRNSHLCKVTGFVCLLSMEVSVLMIFLITVDRFLVLHFPFSSFHFRRRSAQLTCGVVSMSVSNTSKAVNDITIARRLVTVVMSDFLCWFPVGLTGILASYDVAVAGEVNVAMAIFILPVNSALNPFLYTLNIYLERRRRAREEERQKRIISEIKVSKIVQKLDF, translated from the exons ATGGGCAGGTTCATACCATCGATCATTAGcctacttttcttttatttttcatccagCTTATCTGCTGAAGATTTCAGTATTACAACGAATCTCGTCAGGTTAGGGGAGGCAGACATGACTGCACACAGGGCCACACAGCCCCGGAGCCAACATTCCTTAGGTTCTACTCGTGGTAATCACACGTACAGTACGAGTCCACACTCACCGGCGGTTAGTAACCATGGTGACACGGTCACACGGATGTTTGCTGCTGTAAGTAACAACTCTGTTACCGAGATGTTAGGTACGGTaacagtacacaacacgtctCACAACACACGGACAGTTGATGGatggtcttattttaatttagaattcagAAACTGTACTAACCGTCGTGTGAGGTATCACGTGACCGATAGTAAGGCTACTGTTCGCTGGTCATTTATTCCACCGGaatttcataatattttgtcacttGGTGATTGCTTTTGTGACCTGGAGCTTAGTGTTCCACGAGGGATGGTGGCTGTCGTgaagatatttaaaacaattagcAATAATGAGCGTGAAAACATCACCCTGCTGGACGACTCCAATGTGACTCTGTTCACTGGCAATGTCAGCCTATTACCATCCCCATTTGTTACCTATTCCCATTTAGTGACCTTTCATTTGACCTTCGCTAAGACACACTTTATTGGAGGACACGGCTTCACCATGTACATGAACATCACTACACTTCCAGAAACCAGTCGCCCACAGTTTGAAATCACCTTTAATACTTCAACATCAG gaaaaatcGAAATGAAAAACTGGAATATCGTCGAACTCAATCCACCCTTTGTGAAAACATCTCTACTTCTACGGGCTCCAGACGACCACATTGTT TGTGTTGATCACACGATGATCTGTAATAATCAAGCAGACTGTGATAACGATGAAGACGAATACCTGTGTCACACAAATCTTATCTCAACAATTGTCCTCGAAGACCTCATTCCCACATCTACTAGACTTGATTATCGAGAGGGACTGCTGATGTTGACTGATTACATGTCTGACATGTCGACGTTTACTTGTCCTGTTTCCCACTTCATGTGCGCCAGTCTTCACCaggtttgtcttcctgtcttcctccgTTGTAACGGGCTGTACGACTGTCCTGATCATGAAGACGAGGCGGAAtgcgacaggtacacgtgtcccgaCTTTTACCGCTGCCGTcagtctcaggtgtgtgttgacgagagtcacgtgtgtgacggggtgtaccattgtcctcaacgcGATGACGAACTACTGTGTAacgacacctgtccacacagtTGTGTCTGCTACGGTCTGGCCTTCATTTGCTCGGATACTTTCCGTGCCGCTGACTATTCTAACCTTCGATATCTGTATGGCAGCGACACCTTGAtgaccctcgctgacctgtGGAACAACACTTTTCTCGTTCATCTCAGTCTGGTCCGTTGTAATCTGACTAAACTGCATGAAGTGGTTTTGCCTAATCTGCGCTCTCTGGATCTGAGCTACAATGAGTTAACTGAAATAAGTGACAGGTTCTTTGCTGGTCTCAACAATATAGTGTTTCTGAAGATAAGCAACAATCCTGTAACAAGCTTCTACCTCCACAATTTCAATTACACAAGTCCTCTTAAAATTTTAGACGTGTCTCATGTCCGAATCTCAGAAATTGACTTTGCAATAATGAGATTTTTCCCATCCTTAATGACTCTTAATGTCTCtggtaatcaaataaaatatgtgacaggACAAGGATTTTTTAGCATGATGAACTTGCACGTGCTCGATCTGCGTCAATGCCCTCTCACCCATTTCCCAAAAGGAATATTTCAGGCACTAGAGCGACTTGAGAGTGTTTTtactgacaactacaagctgtgctgtccggcgacACTACCCAAGGgcttcaacgtgctcaactgtcacgctccttcggacgaagtgtcttcctgtgacgatctgctgcgctccaacgTGTACCGCGTCGCCCTCGCTACCTTCGCCTCGTTATCGTTACTGGGAAATGTCGGCACGTTGCTTTACCGCTTGATCTTCCACAAAACAACAGGCAACGTGGGCTATGACGTCTTCGTGTCCAACTTGTGcgtggcggactttctgatgggtgtgtatctGTTGATCATCGGAATAGCTGACCACAGGTACCGAGGGGCTTACGTGTGGGAGGACGTGAGCTGGAGGAACAGCCACTTGTGCAAGgtcacaggttttgtgtgtttgttgtccatggAGGTGTCTGTTCTGATGATCTTCTTGATCACTGTTGACCGCTTTTTggttcttcattttccttttagTTCCTTCCATTTTAGAAGACGTTCAGCACAGCTGACATGCGGGGTAGT ctccatgtctgtgtccaACACATCCAAAGCTGTTAACGACATCACCATAGCCCGCCGTCTAGTCACCGTAGTGATGTCGGACtttctttgctggtttcctgtgggtTTGACGGGAATTCTGGCGTCGTACGATGTTGCCGTGGCAGGAGAGGTCAACGTggcgatggctatttttattttacccgtCAACTCTGCTCTCAACCCTTTTCTTTAtacacttaacatttatttggagCGTCGTCGCCGTGcacgagaagaagaaagacaaaaacggaTTATCAGTGAAATTAAGGTCTCAAAAATTGTACAAAAGTTGGATTTCTGA